A stretch of Mytilus edulis chromosome 11, xbMytEdul2.2, whole genome shotgun sequence DNA encodes these proteins:
- the LOC139494929 gene encoding uncharacterized protein produces MHLLSIAALFIAFNAVFGAYSAIPRCDHTCCIEKCKVWTPSYWQRFCYNENVKLWCYPYQYLKIEKAQYGNIPCRPSNYIYHGHPTCGPADATILAHTKQYCDYQNTCYGIANGKLMAKSYLFSDSCGHAKASFYVKYACKATKSFCSGFCTCRKTHDGSYCKKNYASYL; encoded by the exons ATGCATTTGTTATCTATTGCTGCATTATTTATTGCGTTTAATGCTGTGTTCGGGGCATACTCAGCTATTCCTAGATGCGATCATACAT gttgtattgaaaaatgtaaag TATGGACACCATCATATTGGCAAAGATTTTGTTACAACGAGAATGTGAAGTTATGGTGCTATCCATACCAGTATTTGAAGATCGAAAAGGCACAGTATGGAAATATTCCTTGTCGTCCCAGTAATTATATATATCACGGCCACCCGACGTGTGGACCTGCTGATGCTACGATTTTGGCCCATACCAAGCAGTACTGTGACTACCAAAACACATGTTACGGTATTGCAAATGGAAAGCTGATGGCAAAGTCATACTTGTTTTCTGATTCCTGTGGTCATGCTAAAGCTTCCTTTTATGTCAAATATGCTTGCA AAGCTACAAAGAGTTTTTGCTCAGGTTTCTGTACCTGTAGAAAGACCCATGATGGCAGTTACTGCAAAA aaaaCTACGCCAGCTATTTGTAA